In Myxococcus stipitatus, the following are encoded in one genomic region:
- a CDS encoding CoA ester lyase, which yields MKFTRYCRSILFTPALVVDRFARGQQSGADIALVDLEDSVAANHKDTARQQAEAFFTAPRGPSRRAIRVNSVTRPEGFKDLLALREYAVKPDAVLIPKVESPRDLEIVEQVLGSSCAQVDLLALVETPRGVENVHAIASATPRLKALVFGSADFSFSIGAALSWEPLQYARSRLVTAARAANVQVVDSPLFDMADEEGLRLECRLARSMGFSGKAAVHPRQVELINQAFSPDESTLRKARKIVKESQARDFNICVVEGTMMGAPFVEAAKRTLEEFGSQGG from the coding sequence ATGAAGTTCACACGGTATTGCCGCTCCATCCTGTTCACTCCAGCGCTGGTCGTGGACCGTTTCGCCCGGGGGCAGCAATCCGGCGCGGACATCGCCTTGGTGGACCTGGAGGACTCCGTGGCCGCCAATCACAAGGACACGGCCCGGCAGCAGGCGGAGGCGTTCTTCACCGCCCCTCGAGGCCCGAGCCGCCGCGCCATTCGCGTCAACAGCGTCACCCGGCCCGAGGGCTTCAAGGACCTGCTCGCCCTGCGCGAGTACGCGGTGAAACCCGACGCCGTGCTCATCCCCAAGGTCGAGTCTCCCCGGGACTTGGAGATCGTCGAGCAGGTGCTCGGCTCCAGCTGCGCGCAGGTCGACCTGCTCGCCCTGGTGGAGACACCTCGCGGCGTGGAGAACGTCCACGCCATCGCCTCCGCGACGCCCCGGCTCAAGGCGTTGGTGTTCGGCTCGGCGGACTTCTCTTTCAGCATCGGCGCGGCCCTGTCCTGGGAGCCATTGCAATACGCCCGCTCCCGGCTCGTCACCGCCGCGCGCGCCGCCAATGTGCAAGTCGTTGACTCGCCCCTGTTCGACATGGCGGATGAAGAGGGATTGCGCCTGGAGTGCCGGCTGGCGCGGAGCATGGGGTTCAGCGGCAAGGCCGCCGTGCATCCGCGTCAGGTGGAGCTCATCAACCAGGCCTTCTCCCCCGACGAGAGCACGCTGCGCAAGGCGCGGAAGATCGTCAAGGAAAGCCAGGCGCGCGACTTCAACATCTGCGTGGTGGAGGGGACCATGATGGGTGCCCCGTTCGTCGAGGCGGCGAAGCGCACGCTCGAGGAGTTCGGCTCCCAAGGGGGCTGA
- a CDS encoding aminotransferase class I/II-fold pyridoxal phosphate-dependent enzyme: METTNEQSVLGPRRYRNNEKLIAVGDRGWQTAKEHGLIGLRVNFESNNRLVDTKTGHAFMTLCSCSYLGLNHHPRILQGSIDALREAGTNSLAMSTLRIRMDQMARMEEGFRELYGCPTLPGATCSALTAGILPLLASGHVTEDGQPRVMVFDRYCHFSMAYIKPICGDESLVLTSPHNDLNYLEDVCKKYPRVAYVADGAYSMGGLVKLEGLLQLQERYGLFLYIDDSHSLSITGERGEGYVRSRLKMNPLTMIVASLAKAFGSSGGIAMLGSEKIFDFLYRNAGPLAWSQNLQTPSLGASLASIALHRTPELRQLQDQLQRNIQLFDSRFPSPHAGNGMPIRLIQVGEEERAIRLSSELYQRGYYCSAVFFPVVARGEAGVRVMMRADMTEEQVRVFCDDVQDILSRF; the protein is encoded by the coding sequence ATGGAAACGACCAACGAGCAGAGCGTCTTGGGTCCCCGTCGTTATCGCAACAACGAGAAGCTCATCGCCGTGGGGGACCGAGGCTGGCAGACGGCCAAGGAACACGGGCTCATCGGGCTGAGGGTGAACTTCGAGTCGAACAACCGGCTCGTCGACACGAAGACGGGCCACGCGTTCATGACGCTCTGCTCGTGCTCCTACCTGGGCCTCAACCACCACCCGCGCATCCTCCAGGGCTCCATCGACGCGCTCCGAGAGGCCGGCACCAACAGCCTGGCCATGTCCACGCTGCGCATCCGCATGGACCAGATGGCGCGCATGGAGGAGGGCTTCCGTGAGCTGTACGGCTGCCCCACCCTGCCCGGCGCCACCTGCAGCGCGCTCACCGCGGGCATCCTCCCGCTGCTCGCTTCCGGCCACGTCACCGAGGACGGCCAACCCCGGGTGATGGTGTTCGACCGCTACTGTCACTTCTCGATGGCCTACATCAAGCCCATCTGTGGCGACGAGAGCCTGGTCCTCACCAGTCCCCACAACGACCTCAACTACCTGGAGGACGTCTGCAAGAAGTACCCGCGCGTGGCCTACGTCGCGGACGGCGCCTACTCCATGGGCGGCCTGGTGAAGCTCGAGGGCCTGTTGCAACTCCAGGAGCGCTACGGGCTCTTCCTCTACATCGACGATTCTCACTCGCTGTCCATCACCGGCGAGCGCGGCGAGGGCTACGTCCGCTCGCGGCTGAAGATGAACCCGCTGACCATGATTGTCGCCTCGCTGGCCAAGGCGTTCGGCAGCTCGGGCGGAATCGCCATGCTGGGCAGCGAGAAGATCTTCGACTTCCTCTACCGGAACGCGGGGCCGCTGGCCTGGTCGCAGAACCTCCAGACGCCGTCGCTGGGCGCCTCCCTCGCCAGCATCGCGCTGCACCGCACGCCGGAACTGCGCCAGCTCCAGGACCAGCTGCAGCGCAACATCCAACTCTTCGACAGTCGCTTCCCCTCCCCGCACGCGGGCAACGGGATGCCCATCCGCCTCATCCAGGTGGGTGAAGAGGAGCGCGCCATCCGCCTGTCCTCGGAGCTGTACCAGCGGGGTTACTACTGCTCGGCGGTGTTCTTCCCCGTCGTCGCCCGGGGCGAGGCGGGTGTGCGCGTGATGATGCGCGCGGACATGACCGAGGAGCAGGTCCGCGTCTTCTGCGACGACGTCCAGGACATCCTCTCCCGCTTCTGA
- a CDS encoding MaoC family dehydratase: MEGTGITGYKQVGPGRYREVLGFHFEDFTVGDVFEHRPGRTVTEADNVLMNTLAMNPSPLHLDAAYCEQTVWGRPLISSLVTFSIVCGMSVRSTSGRATANLGWDKIRLTHPVFAGDTLYAESRILAKRLSTGRTGEGIITCETVGLTSKGESFLSFERSFLVPTRERAVEERARY, encoded by the coding sequence ATGGAGGGCACCGGAATCACCGGTTACAAGCAGGTGGGCCCAGGGCGGTACCGCGAGGTCCTCGGCTTCCACTTCGAGGACTTCACCGTCGGGGACGTCTTCGAGCACCGCCCAGGCAGGACAGTGACGGAGGCGGACAACGTCCTGATGAACACGCTGGCGATGAACCCGTCGCCCCTCCATCTGGATGCCGCGTACTGCGAGCAGACGGTGTGGGGCCGGCCGCTCATCTCCAGCCTGGTGACCTTCAGCATCGTCTGCGGGATGAGCGTGCGCAGCACCAGCGGCCGGGCCACCGCCAACCTCGGCTGGGACAAGATTCGCCTCACCCACCCTGTCTTCGCGGGGGACACGCTCTACGCGGAGAGCCGCATCCTCGCCAAGCGGCTGTCCACCGGCAGGACGGGCGAAGGAATCATCACCTGCGAGACGGTGGGCCTCACGTCGAAGGGCGAGTCCTTCCTCTCCTTCGAGCGCAGCTTCCTCGTGCCCACCCGCGAGCGGGCCGTCGAGGAAAGGGCCAGGTACTGA
- a CDS encoding NAD(P)H-quinone oxidoreductase: protein MRAVLFEGSGGPEVVKLREVERPVPTREALLVKVHATALNRADLLQRQGEYHVPEGQSSIPGVEIAGTVEAWGEEVRGFTRGQAVFGVVEGGGLAEYCLLDQGMALPIPSCFDFAQAAATSESCLTANETLFTLGHLQRGQAVLIHAAASSIGTTMVQMARHIGATTYCTVGTAEKVEALRALGADEVFNHREQDFVGEVLRLTRAEGVPLVMDFIGGAYLERNLAVLRHEGCLVLVGLLDGMSAQVDLLRIVQRRLQLKGSSLRLRPLREKREVNARFRQRWMEVLARGELRPVIHARYPLEDVKTALAEMEANRNIGKLVLTLEGNTRHA, encoded by the coding sequence ATGCGCGCCGTGCTCTTCGAAGGCTCCGGGGGACCGGAGGTGGTGAAGCTGCGCGAAGTCGAAAGGCCCGTGCCCACGCGCGAGGCGCTGCTGGTGAAGGTGCACGCCACGGCCCTCAACCGCGCGGACCTGCTCCAGCGGCAGGGCGAGTACCACGTCCCCGAAGGCCAGTCGTCCATCCCCGGCGTCGAGATTGCCGGCACCGTCGAGGCCTGGGGCGAGGAGGTGAGGGGCTTCACCCGCGGGCAAGCCGTCTTCGGCGTCGTCGAGGGCGGAGGGCTCGCCGAGTACTGCCTGCTGGACCAGGGCATGGCGCTGCCCATCCCCTCCTGCTTCGACTTCGCGCAGGCGGCGGCCACCTCGGAGTCCTGCCTCACCGCGAACGAGACCCTCTTCACGCTCGGCCACCTCCAGCGCGGGCAGGCGGTGCTCATCCACGCGGCGGCCAGCAGCATCGGGACCACCATGGTCCAGATGGCCAGACACATCGGCGCGACCACGTACTGCACGGTGGGCACGGCCGAAAAAGTCGAGGCCCTCCGCGCGCTGGGCGCGGACGAGGTCTTCAACCACCGGGAGCAGGACTTCGTCGGTGAAGTGCTCCGCCTGACGCGCGCGGAGGGCGTCCCGCTGGTGATGGACTTCATCGGCGGCGCCTACCTGGAGCGCAACCTGGCCGTGCTGCGACACGAAGGATGCCTCGTGCTCGTCGGGCTGTTGGACGGAATGTCGGCGCAGGTGGACCTGCTGCGCATCGTCCAGCGGCGCCTGCAGCTCAAGGGGTCGTCGCTGAGGCTGAGACCCCTGCGCGAGAAGCGCGAGGTGAATGCACGCTTTCGCCAGCGGTGGATGGAGGTGCTCGCCCGAGGCGAGCTGCGCCCCGTCATCCACGCACGCTACCCGCTGGAGGACGTGAAGACGGCGCTCGCAGAGATGGAAGCCAACCGCAACATCGGAAAGCTCGTGCTCACGTTGGAAGGGAACACTCGCCATGCATGA
- a CDS encoding acyl carrier protein, whose protein sequence is MHEELTENLKKILINNLFVELPPEQIGMDDGLQSVIGLDSVGFLELRVLCEDQFKVRISDADFNTENFRTLNQLVSLIAGLKTASQGGAW, encoded by the coding sequence ATGCATGAAGAGCTGACGGAGAACCTCAAGAAGATTCTCATCAACAACCTGTTCGTCGAACTTCCCCCCGAGCAGATTGGGATGGACGACGGCCTGCAGTCCGTCATCGGCCTGGACTCGGTGGGCTTCCTCGAGCTGCGCGTCCTGTGCGAGGACCAGTTCAAGGTCCGCATCTCCGACGCGGACTTCAACACGGAGAACTTCCGGACGCTGAACCAGCTGGTGTCGCTCATCGCGGGGCTGAAGACCGCGTCGCAGGGAGGCGCGTGGTGA
- a CDS encoding aminotransferase class III-fold pyridoxal phosphate-dependent enzyme codes for MRPPAPGGRLEPVDLDRLRAGQALQMDHYGGGRLPFACVQARGLVQHMVPLEGDDAGKVLEVMDASGGYASACLGAAHPCLQPAFRDGLERGYVTDELGSLERTLLLEELFGPGGRWVDRFPGSAYHASGRNSGSEGLELALRLALESGFDRRRLSVKAGREARRTVLAFEGAWHGWTGGLVPLLNRRHYRLGLPPLSTEPPFNLDVAFLPFGEPELLERFFAEQGSKLSAVIVEPIQGDAGILVPPPGYLRRLAGLCREHDVLLIADEVLTFAKTGRFFAMTDDEGPIPTDVTVIGKSLGMGAVSTSMVIARRELSVRSSGAVSTSDLRPLTCSLMRSGLRYLAEERLIERAGPLGAELRERLRKDVVESFPELFLEVRGLGYMNGIELTERASVGLTPLRRRLIEAGVFVEFMAGAGRRSHGLRYMFPAMRIAPPLIAGEDDLRRIVERIREGTRRFVEAGR; via the coding sequence GTGAGGCCCCCCGCGCCGGGAGGGAGGCTGGAGCCGGTGGACCTCGACCGGTTGCGCGCGGGGCAGGCGCTGCAGATGGACCACTACGGCGGCGGGCGTCTGCCTTTCGCCTGTGTGCAGGCGCGGGGGCTCGTCCAGCACATGGTCCCGCTGGAGGGTGACGACGCGGGAAAGGTGCTGGAGGTGATGGACGCCAGCGGTGGCTATGCCAGCGCCTGTCTGGGCGCGGCACATCCCTGTCTCCAGCCCGCGTTCCGCGACGGCCTGGAGCGGGGCTACGTCACCGACGAGCTGGGCTCGCTGGAGCGCACCCTGCTGCTGGAGGAGCTCTTCGGTCCCGGGGGCCGCTGGGTGGACCGCTTCCCGGGCAGCGCCTATCACGCGAGCGGCCGCAACTCCGGCTCCGAGGGATTGGAGCTCGCGCTGCGGCTGGCGCTGGAGTCCGGCTTCGACCGGCGGCGGCTGTCGGTGAAGGCGGGCCGCGAGGCACGGCGCACCGTCCTCGCCTTCGAGGGCGCCTGGCATGGCTGGACGGGGGGCCTGGTGCCGCTGCTCAACCGTCGGCACTACCGCCTGGGCCTGCCTCCGTTGTCCACCGAGCCCCCGTTCAACCTGGACGTGGCGTTCCTCCCCTTCGGCGAGCCGGAACTGCTCGAGCGCTTCTTCGCCGAGCAGGGCTCGAAGCTGTCCGCGGTCATCGTCGAGCCCATCCAGGGTGACGCGGGCATCCTCGTCCCACCGCCGGGCTATCTGCGGCGGCTGGCCGGACTGTGCCGCGAGCATGACGTGCTCCTCATCGCGGACGAGGTGCTCACCTTCGCGAAGACGGGGCGCTTCTTCGCCATGACGGATGACGAGGGCCCCATCCCCACCGACGTCACCGTCATCGGCAAGAGCCTGGGCATGGGCGCCGTCTCCACGTCCATGGTCATCGCGCGGCGAGAACTGTCCGTGCGCTCCAGCGGCGCGGTGTCCACGTCGGACCTGCGTCCACTCACCTGCTCGCTGATGCGCTCGGGCCTCCGGTATCTCGCCGAGGAGCGGCTCATCGAGCGCGCGGGGCCCCTGGGCGCGGAGCTGCGCGAGCGGCTGCGCAAGGACGTGGTGGAGTCCTTCCCGGAGCTGTTCCTGGAGGTCCGGGGCCTGGGCTACATGAACGGCATCGAGCTGACCGAGCGTGCCTCCGTGGGGCTCACCCCGCTGCGCCGGCGGCTCATCGAGGCGGGCGTCTTCGTGGAGTTCATGGCCGGCGCGGGCCGGCGCTCGCATGGCCTGCGTTACATGTTCCCCGCCATGCGCATCGCCCCTCCGCTCATCGCGGGAGAGGACGACCTGCGGCGCATCGTCGAGCGCATCCGCGAGGGGACCCGGAGGTTCGTGGAGGCAGGGCGATGA
- a CDS encoding acyl-CoA thioesterase, with protein sequence MRDTVASPRRHRVEHVDTDASGVVHFSRYASLLETAALEELDRRGSGLGLLEGQGLDLRVRELRIRYRDAARFQDWLRLEARLEHVGPASLKLGVAIYREGTAPEPVLLASGSLDMAVVNRESGEPTCIPPTLSTALARSPSL encoded by the coding sequence ATGAGGGACACCGTCGCCTCGCCCAGGCGTCATCGGGTGGAGCACGTCGACACCGATGCGTCCGGGGTCGTCCACTTCTCGCGCTACGCCTCGCTGTTGGAGACCGCGGCGCTGGAGGAGCTCGACCGGCGCGGCTCGGGGCTCGGGCTGCTCGAAGGACAGGGGCTCGACCTGCGGGTGCGGGAGCTGCGCATCCGCTACCGCGACGCCGCGCGCTTCCAGGACTGGCTGCGGCTGGAGGCCCGCCTGGAGCACGTGGGCCCCGCGAGTCTCAAGCTGGGCGTCGCAATCTATCGCGAGGGCACGGCACCGGAGCCGGTGCTGCTCGCCTCGGGAAGTCTGGACATGGCTGTCGTCAATCGTGAGAGCGGAGAACCCACATGCATTCCACCGACACTCAGCACCGCCCTCGCGCGGTCCCCGTCCCTCTGA
- a CDS encoding 3-hydroxyacyl-ACP dehydratase FabZ family protein has protein sequence MHSTDTQHRPRAVPVPLNTPERQPKPLGFTALRQWLRHRHPMILLDRIVDHEPGKFLEAVISISGNLDCIAGHFPERAIYPGSNLIQAFAQAGIILYQMSTSLLAEDELTLIGSVESRFLQVVVPGDQVVLRVQVSRLAGGLFIYTGKAMVGNRRVAAFRASLIRTKVSEMGSPLW, from the coding sequence ATGCATTCCACCGACACTCAGCACCGCCCTCGCGCGGTCCCCGTCCCTCTGAACACGCCGGAGCGTCAGCCCAAGCCCCTGGGCTTCACCGCCTTGCGCCAGTGGCTCCGCCACCGGCACCCGATGATTCTCCTGGACCGCATCGTCGACCACGAGCCCGGGAAGTTCCTCGAGGCCGTCATCTCCATCTCCGGGAACCTGGACTGCATCGCGGGCCACTTCCCAGAGCGGGCCATCTATCCCGGCAGCAACCTCATCCAGGCCTTCGCCCAGGCGGGCATCATCCTCTACCAGATGAGCACCTCGCTGCTGGCCGAGGACGAGCTCACGTTGATTGGTTCGGTGGAGAGCCGCTTCCTCCAGGTCGTCGTGCCCGGTGACCAGGTGGTGCTGCGCGTCCAGGTGAGTCGCCTGGCTGGAGGCCTCTTCATCTACACAGGCAAGGCCATGGTGGGGAATCGGCGCGTGGCGGCGTTCCGCGCGAGCCTCATCCGCACCAAGGTCTCGGAGATGGGCTCGCCGCTATGGTAG
- a CDS encoding beta-ketoacyl-[acyl-carrier-protein] synthase family protein: protein MVAPVAVTGAAWSTALGHGLEDVWRRLLAGEHGFVEVESPHRLRNPLAAIIPAREEEGPARRLRRLAVETLRRAMTEAGLEASADRTRFVLGTSLGAWLDDAREREAPLHTWADDVAREVGAREAPVSLSTACSSGSDAILVGAELIRSGAAEVCVCAGVDVLTPSKRLAHSALSTMSPTRPRAFDVRHDGMLLGEGAGVLVLESMAHARARSAPLLALFRGAGSANDAASMTSPDPAALGARLAMERALVDAGLAPGDIGLINAHGSATPANDRAEAEAFRATFGPGVRPCVFATKGAFGHTLGATGAMEAIALILALREGIVPPVAGLEQPEQDFPCSLPVGRPVRHDEHLGLSLTLGFGGFDTALVFEVPR from the coding sequence ATGGTAGCGCCCGTCGCGGTGACCGGGGCCGCGTGGAGCACGGCCCTGGGTCACGGACTCGAGGATGTCTGGCGGCGGCTGCTCGCCGGTGAGCACGGCTTCGTCGAGGTGGAGTCCCCACACCGGCTGCGCAACCCGCTGGCCGCGATCATCCCCGCGCGGGAGGAAGAAGGTCCCGCGCGGAGGCTGCGGCGGCTGGCGGTGGAGACGCTCCGGCGAGCGATGACGGAAGCCGGGCTGGAGGCAAGCGCTGACCGCACGCGCTTCGTGCTGGGCACGAGCCTGGGCGCGTGGCTCGATGACGCGCGGGAGCGGGAGGCACCGCTCCACACCTGGGCGGACGACGTGGCTCGCGAGGTGGGTGCGCGCGAGGCACCGGTCAGCCTCTCCACCGCGTGCTCCTCCGGCTCCGACGCCATCCTGGTGGGCGCGGAGCTCATCCGCTCCGGCGCGGCGGAGGTCTGTGTCTGCGCCGGGGTGGATGTCCTCACCCCGAGCAAGCGATTGGCGCACTCGGCGCTCTCCACCATGTCCCCCACCCGGCCGCGGGCCTTCGACGTGCGCCATGACGGCATGCTGTTGGGTGAGGGCGCGGGGGTCCTCGTCTTGGAGTCCATGGCCCACGCGAGGGCCCGCTCGGCGCCGCTGCTCGCCCTCTTCCGGGGGGCGGGCTCCGCCAACGACGCGGCGAGCATGACGTCTCCGGACCCAGCGGCCCTGGGGGCGCGCCTGGCGATGGAGCGCGCGCTCGTGGACGCGGGGCTTGCGCCCGGAGACATCGGGCTCATCAACGCGCACGGCTCGGCCACGCCCGCCAATGACCGCGCGGAGGCAGAGGCCTTTCGCGCCACCTTCGGGCCTGGAGTGCGCCCCTGCGTCTTCGCGACGAAGGGCGCCTTCGGACACACCCTGGGCGCCACCGGAGCCATGGAGGCGATTGCCCTCATCCTCGCGCTGCGCGAAGGCATCGTGCCGCCCGTCGCGGGCCTGGAGCAGCCCGAGCAGGACTTTCCCTGTTCCCTCCCCGTGGGCCGGCCCGTGCGGCATGACGAGCATCTGGGCCTGAGCCTCACGCTCGGCTTCGGGGGATTCGACACCGCGCTGGTCTTCGAGGTCCCGCGATGA
- a CDS encoding coronafacic acid synthetase — translation MKALPLVLRGSAHSHAGAPNPHAARVKTTVRYADPMAWALTLAIGEATAPLGEAFQSSVARCSLIQMGSEAPPEAMSRAASEALRGFASAIRFPAATPSAPAGLACIVHGLRGPALALTMPVSEGASVALMLSAAWLARGVVDYALIGTAASVPGGEPRAACVVLSRGEGPAVDAALLVKTLLPERSSHD, via the coding sequence ATGAAGGCGCTCCCTCTTGTCCTCCGTGGCAGCGCGCACTCACACGCGGGTGCGCCCAATCCCCACGCCGCGCGGGTGAAGACCACCGTGCGCTACGCGGACCCGATGGCGTGGGCGCTCACGCTCGCGATTGGAGAGGCCACCGCGCCGTTGGGTGAGGCGTTCCAGTCCTCGGTGGCGCGGTGCTCACTCATCCAGATGGGTTCCGAGGCGCCCCCCGAAGCGATGTCCCGGGCCGCGAGTGAAGCCCTGCGTGGATTCGCGTCGGCCATCCGCTTTCCCGCCGCCACGCCGAGCGCCCCCGCGGGCCTGGCCTGCATCGTCCACGGACTGCGCGGCCCCGCGCTCGCGTTGACCATGCCCGTCTCCGAAGGCGCGAGTGTCGCGCTGATGCTCAGCGCCGCGTGGCTCGCGCGCGGTGTCGTCGACTACGCGCTCATCGGGACGGCAGCCTCCGTTCCCGGTGGTGAACCCCGCGCCGCGTGTGTGGTCCTCTCGCGGGGCGAAGGCCCGGCGGTGGACGCGGCGCTCCTGGTGAAGACCCTCCTCCCCGAGCGGAGCTCCCATGACTGA
- a CDS encoding class I adenylate-forming enzyme family protein encodes MTEATPDLAGISLPSIQSFLDRVRDLTTESGAPAKHSVEQLASAWKARGLRPGDVVLLALPNGAELLAQVFAILAARGVPALVSPSAPTLRQQALVDALPARALVTMRRPAPQAQEVERFTLGGAEVALFPETQPPGAQPGEMVLLTSGTSGFASGCVFDLEALFRNARRHADAVGLRAGDSVLVNLPLYYSYSMVAQAFASLLRGGDLVISGPPFQPAAYLRLLAEQAITVSALTPLLVRSLLQQGGAFPEATRSLGVGGDVLSPEHVERLLRLRPRGELFLTYGLSEAGPRVATLSAHAEPAHRHASVGLPLPGTQVSLVPRAPGGQKELLVSSDTLMKRRIGLVEGEKLHAWRGPRLLATGDIFDIDAEGYLYFQGRLSDFLVRGSEKICMASVRRLATTLPGVLTARTQVVRGAEGDDYEMILTVADESRPPEHVSEALSRLLRLAERPRRIQVVSADVTTAALHK; translated from the coding sequence ATGACTGAAGCCACCCCGGACCTCGCGGGCATCTCCCTGCCGTCCATCCAATCCTTCCTCGACCGGGTCCGGGACCTCACCACCGAATCCGGTGCTCCCGCGAAGCACTCGGTGGAGCAACTGGCGTCAGCGTGGAAGGCGCGGGGCCTGCGCCCGGGCGATGTCGTCCTGCTCGCCCTGCCCAATGGCGCGGAGCTGCTGGCCCAGGTCTTCGCCATCCTCGCCGCGCGAGGCGTGCCCGCGCTGGTGTCTCCCTCCGCGCCCACCTTGCGGCAACAGGCGCTCGTGGATGCGCTGCCGGCACGTGCGCTCGTCACCATGCGCCGCCCGGCGCCCCAGGCCCAGGAGGTGGAGCGCTTCACGCTGGGCGGAGCCGAAGTGGCCCTGTTCCCGGAGACACAACCTCCCGGTGCACAGCCTGGAGAGATGGTGCTGCTCACCTCGGGCACCTCGGGCTTCGCCAGTGGCTGCGTATTCGACCTGGAAGCGCTCTTCCGCAACGCGCGCCGCCACGCGGACGCCGTCGGCCTGCGAGCGGGCGACAGCGTGTTGGTCAACCTGCCGCTCTACTACTCGTACTCCATGGTGGCCCAGGCCTTCGCCTCCCTGCTGCGAGGCGGGGACCTGGTCATCAGCGGGCCGCCCTTCCAACCCGCCGCCTATCTGCGTCTGCTGGCCGAGCAAGCCATCACCGTCTCCGCGCTGACGCCCTTGCTCGTGCGCTCCCTGCTCCAGCAGGGCGGAGCCTTCCCTGAAGCAACGCGCTCCCTCGGCGTTGGCGGAGACGTCCTCTCCCCCGAGCACGTGGAGCGGTTGTTGCGACTGCGTCCGCGCGGAGAGTTGTTCCTCACCTATGGACTGTCCGAGGCGGGCCCGCGCGTCGCGACCCTGTCGGCCCATGCCGAGCCCGCGCATCGCCACGCATCCGTGGGACTGCCACTGCCGGGCACCCAGGTCTCGCTCGTGCCTCGTGCTCCCGGTGGGCAGAAGGAGCTCCTGGTGTCCTCCGACACGCTGATGAAGCGGCGCATCGGTCTGGTCGAGGGAGAGAAGCTCCACGCGTGGCGCGGTCCACGGCTGTTGGCCACGGGCGACATCTTCGACATCGACGCGGAGGGCTACCTGTACTTCCAGGGGCGACTCTCCGACTTCCTCGTCCGGGGCAGCGAGAAGATCTGCATGGCCTCGGTGCGGCGGCTGGCCACCACGCTGCCTGGCGTCCTCACCGCGCGCACGCAGGTCGTTCGCGGAGCGGAGGGAGACGACTACGAGATGATCCTCACGGTGGCCGACGAGAGCCGCCCACCGGAGCACGTGTCCGAGGCGCTCTCCCGCCTCCTGCGGCTCGCCGAGCGCCCGCGGCGCATCCAGGTCGTCTCCGCGGACGTCACCACCGCCGCGCTGCACAAGTGA